The Streptomyces capitiformicae genome contains the following window.
TCTCCGCGGCGAGGGCGTCCAGCTCGTCCTGGGTGGTGAACTTCCGCAGCAGGACGTCGATTCCGCTGTCGGACTTGGCCTCCTTGGAGCCTGCGGAGTCCTTCGCCTCCTTGGAGCTCCCGGCGTCCTTCGTCTCCTTGTCTCCCTTCTTCGCGGAGGCCGTGGTCGGCCCGCCCGGAACCAGCACCCGGGTCACGGTCGGCGGCAGCGTCCCGAGCAACTCGGCGTCGGCGGAGACCACTCCGGTCATCCGGGCGTGGACGGCCGCGTCCACCACCGCCTGGAGCTGCGGACGGGGGACTTCACGGAGATCGATCCACGCGAACCTCATGCGACACCTGCCACGATCGTCGAGTAATGGGTATTGGGGGTATTCGGGGTGCTGGGGGCATGGGAGGTCATGCTGATGCCGTCAGCGCCCCTGTCACCGCCATGGACGACCGCGGCGAGCCGGGACACCAGGGCGGCGGGGGAGGGGGACGAGAAGACCCGGCGGCCGACGGCCAGGCCCCGGCAGCCGGAGGCCATCACGGCGGTGCCGTACTCGATGAGGTCGGAGCCGTCCGGAGGCCCGCCCGCGGCAAGGACGGGGATGGGGCTGTGGGCCACCACCTCGGCCATCCGGTCGAGCGGCAGGGCCACGGAGGTCTTCACCATGTCGGCGCCCAGGTCGGCCGCGACGTTCACGATGTGCGCGAGCAGGGCGGGGTCGTGCGGGTTCTCGATGCGGGGCCCGCGCGGGTAGACCATCGCGATCAGCGGCATGCCCCAGCGGTCACAGGACCGGGCCACCGCCCCCAGGTCGGCGAGCTGCCGCCCCTCGGTGTCCGAGCCGATGTTCACATGGACGCTGACCGCGTCCGCGCCGAGCGCCACCGCCTCCTCGACATCGCCGACCAGCACCTTGGCGTCGACATCGAGGGAACAGGCCGTACTGGCGCTCAGATGCACGACCAGTGCGCAGCCCTTGAGGAGTTCGGGTCCGAGGGCGCGGGCCCGCCCTTTGTGGACGATGATCCCGTCGGCCCCGCCCGCCACCAGCGCTCTCAACAGCTCTTCCCATTGTCCCGGAGCAGTCACCGGGCCATCGGAAACACTGTGGTCGAGTGGTATGAGCAAGTGCCGGTCATCGCCGGTCAGGGAAAGTCTTCTTAAACGCAATGGCTTGCCAGTCTTCATCATGGGCAAAAAGCCTTCCCGGGCTGGAGACCGCATTTTCCATGTCCGAAAAACGATGGTCATAGAACTTTCAAGTTCTGCCGAACGTCAGCATTTCGTGGGTGATCGCCAGTTGGCAAGTCGTGATCGGAGGTAAATTTTTATGTGGAGGTTTGTATTATTATTGACAGCACTTCGATAGGAAGTCCAGGGTTGACGGCATCGCCCAGGTGGTATTCGTGGGTTGTTATGCGGCAAGTGCCGAGGAGGTGGATGTGGTGCGCTCTAGGTATATTTCGAGAGATATGCCGGATCTGTGCTCACTCATAGCCGCATCACACGCTTTATTTAGGTTGGACTGCACAAGACAGGCGCGAAAGAGTGGCTTAATCCTTCCGTGCGCGCACGCACCGTCCGTCCGATTCGTTGGACGCGACACTTTCTCGTGTAAATCGAATTTCCCCGCCCAAGGTGACAGGGACACTCCGGTTCGTGTTACATGCGTGGCCGTCCCCCTCTGGTCCCGGACCATTCCTGTCCGGGCGTACCGGAAGTGAGCCCCCCCATGCCCGAATCCCCGTCCAAGACCGTCAGTGAGGCCGTCGGCCCCAGATCGGCCGCCTTGACCTCACCGCCGGCGGAGCAGACCAAGGCGTCGAAGGTCGCCGTGGCGAGTCTGATCGGCACGACCATCGAGTACTACGACTTCGCCGTGTACGGCACGGCCTCCGCGCTCGTCCTCGGCCCCGCCTTCTTCCCCTCCGGCAACGCCACGGTCTCCTCCCTCGCCGCGTTCCTCACCTTCGCCGCGGCCTTCGTCTCCCGCCCCGTCGGCGTCGCGCTCTTCGGGACGATCGGCGACCGGCTGGGCCGCCGGAACGCCCTCGTCGCCTCCCTGCTGCTGATGGGTGTGGCCACGGTCGGCGTCGGCCTGCTGCCGACCTACGAGACCGCCGGACTCCTCGCCCCCGTAATGCTTGTGACGCTCCGTCTGCTGCAGGGCGTCAGCATGGGCGGCGAGTGG
Protein-coding sequences here:
- a CDS encoding class I fructose-bisphosphate aldolase family protein yields the protein MMKTGKPLRLRRLSLTGDDRHLLIPLDHSVSDGPVTAPGQWEELLRALVAGGADGIIVHKGRARALGPELLKGCALVVHLSASTACSLDVDAKVLVGDVEEAVALGADAVSVHVNIGSDTEGRQLADLGAVARSCDRWGMPLIAMVYPRGPRIENPHDPALLAHIVNVAADLGADMVKTSVALPLDRMAEVVAHSPIPVLAAGGPPDGSDLIEYGTAVMASGCRGLAVGRRVFSSPSPAALVSRLAAVVHGGDRGADGISMTSHAPSTPNTPNTHYSTIVAGVA